AAGACCACTATAGCCGATGCTGAGGTTGTTTATGAAGAGAGGCCAACGAAGCTCGTCTACACAAAGTTTAAGGTAAAGGAAACTGGTGAAGATCTGATCATCGCCACCACCCGCCCAGAGCTCCTCTGCTCCTGTGGGCTGGTGGTTGTCCATCCTTTAGATGAAAGGTATAAGAAGCTGCCGGGGAAGCACGCCGTAGTACCGATTTTTGATCACGAGGTCGAGATAAGGCCTCATCCATCGGTTAAGCCTGAGTTCGGCACAGGAGTCGTTATGGTCTGCAGCTATGGTGACTACACGGATGTGCTCATCTTCAGAGAACTCGGGTTAAAGGAGATCATAGCGATTGACGAAAGTGGAAGAATGACCAGCAACGCTGGGCCCTACGCCGGGCTCACTGTAAGTGAAGCTAGGTCGAAGATAATAGAGGACCTTTCTTCAAGAGGGCTTCTGGTGAAGGAGGAGATTATTATGCATAGAACTCCTGTGTGTGAGCGAAGCAAGACACCAATCGAAATAATACCCATGATGGAGTTCTATCTTAAGCAGCTCGACTTCGTACCCGAGCTTAGGAAGATAGCCCAGCAGCTGATCTTCCACCCAGAGGAGCATAGGCAGCTCTACTTGAACTGGATCGACTCGCTTAACATAGACTGGCCTATCTCGAGGAGGAGGGTTTATGCAACTGAGATCCCTGTATGGTATTGTAAGAAATGCGGCGAGCCTCATGTGCCTGAAGGTGGGCAATACTATCGACCGTGGTGTGATGAAAGCCCTTTTGCAAGGTGCAGACGCTGCGGCAGCACAGAGTTCGTAGGTGATACCAGAACATTTGACACTTGGATGGACTCCAGCATTTCACCGCTCTTCATATCGGGCTACAGGCGTAACGAGGAGCTATTCAAGAAGGCGTATCCTGTGACAATTAGACCCCAGGGTAAGGATATCGTTCGGACTTGGCTTCACTATACTGTGCTCAGATGCTATCAGTTGACCGGTAAAGCGCCCTTCAAGCACGCTTGGATAATGGGGTATGGTGTGGATGAGAAGGGTGAGAGGATGAGTAAAAGTAAGGGGAATGTTTTAGACCCCATCCCTATTTTGAAGAAGTATGGTGCTGATGCGTTTAGGCTGTGGTCTGCTTCAGAAGCAAGTCTAGGTTCTGACTTCAGATGCTCAGAAGCTAAGATAGCATCTATGCAGAAGTATATGACTAAGCTCTGGAACCTTCTGAGATTCATCTCGAGCTTCCCGGTGGTGGAAGGTGCTGAACCAACATCTACAGATAGGTGGATCTTAGCCGAGCTCTCGAATCTCATAGACGACTGCCTGAAGGGGTATAGAGATTTTAACTTCTTCATACCGGCTAATAGGCTGCGGGTCTTCGTCTGGAACCTCTTCGCATCACATTACGTTGAGATGGTTAAGCCTAGAGCCTATAGGGCTGATGACCCTTTGGGGCAGAGGGCTGCTTGGTCGACTCTACATACATGCATAAAGAGCATCCTCCTCCTACACGCACCTATCACACCACACATCACAGACTACTTTTGGCGTAGGCTCTATGGGAAAGAGAGTATCCATAAGCAGAGGTTTCCCGAACCGATCTGGGACAGATCGTTAGCCTCAAAGACTAGTGAGATAGTTGAGTTTAATTCGAAGGTCTGGAACCTCAA
This region of Nitrososphaerota archaeon genomic DNA includes:
- a CDS encoding valine--tRNA ligase; protein product: MFKPRVEEKRWDHRLEEEVAATWVAEGVYTFNPDTDKEIFVIDTPPPYPSGRPWHIGAASHYAQIDMIARTARMMGYETYFPIGIDRNGLPVEIYTERKYGVKMHDLPREKFIELCRHALDELEAEMIDVMKSMGLSGDFAHYYRTDSIEYRKLTQETFIELWNRGLIYAATRPNNYCIDCKTTIADAEVVYEERPTKLVYTKFKVKETGEDLIIATTRPELLCSCGLVVVHPLDERYKKLPGKHAVVPIFDHEVEIRPHPSVKPEFGTGVVMVCSYGDYTDVLIFRELGLKEIIAIDESGRMTSNAGPYAGLTVSEARSKIIEDLSSRGLLVKEEIIMHRTPVCERSKTPIEIIPMMEFYLKQLDFVPELRKIAQQLIFHPEEHRQLYLNWIDSLNIDWPISRRRVYATEIPVWYCKKCGEPHVPEGGQYYRPWCDESPFARCRRCGSTEFVGDTRTFDTWMDSSISPLFISGYRRNEELFKKAYPVTIRPQGKDIVRTWLHYTVLRCYQLTGKAPFKHAWIMGYGVDEKGERMSKSKGNVLDPIPILKKYGADAFRLWSASEASLGSDFRCSEAKIASMQKYMTKLWNLLRFISSFPVVEGAEPTSTDRWILAELSNLIDDCLKGYRDFNFFIPANRLRVFVWNLFASHYVEMVKPRAYRADDPLGQRAAWSTLHTCIKSILLLHAPITPHITDYFWRRLYGKESIHKQRFPEPIWDRSLASKTSEIVEFNSKVWNLKKSLGKSLKDPIKVDIPSSLSIFAQDLIAMHNIIQ